One window of the Amycolatopsis mediterranei genome contains the following:
- a CDS encoding ABC transporter substrate-binding protein translates to MKRLVGLLVLVLAAGCGNPLAGGGEGGATGDIIIGASDVGESLLLAQIYAGALRGAGAENVTVRPPVGSREVVVKALQDKSLSVVPDYSGNLLRYFDKNTTATTSQDVYAQLRQKIPPGFEVLDQAPAEDKDLLVVGPQLASSGVKTFSDLGRRCRELVFGGPGQWSSRWKDKIKSLYGCEFKEIRTTDTGGPVTVAALKSGDVQVADLFSASSTIAANGFVPLVDDKNMFPAQNIVPLVARGTLSPREVSALNRVSAALTTEQLTRLNVEFTEEKRNPLDIAEDFLARA, encoded by the coding sequence GTGAAGCGGCTGGTCGGTTTGCTGGTCTTGGTGCTGGCGGCCGGCTGCGGCAACCCGCTGGCGGGCGGCGGCGAGGGCGGCGCGACCGGGGACATCATCATCGGGGCGTCCGACGTCGGGGAAAGCCTGCTGCTGGCCCAGATCTACGCAGGAGCGCTGCGGGGTGCAGGCGCCGAGAACGTCACCGTCCGGCCGCCGGTGGGCAGCCGCGAGGTCGTCGTCAAGGCGCTGCAGGACAAGTCGCTCTCGGTCGTGCCGGACTACAGCGGGAACCTGCTGCGGTACTTCGACAAGAACACCACGGCGACGACTTCGCAGGACGTCTACGCGCAGCTGCGGCAGAAGATCCCGCCCGGCTTCGAGGTGCTGGACCAGGCCCCGGCAGAGGACAAGGACCTGCTCGTCGTCGGCCCGCAGCTGGCGTCTTCCGGGGTGAAGACGTTCTCGGACCTCGGGCGGCGCTGCCGCGAGCTGGTGTTCGGCGGACCCGGCCAGTGGAGCAGCCGCTGGAAGGACAAGATCAAGTCGCTGTACGGCTGCGAGTTCAAGGAAATCCGCACGACGGACACGGGCGGCCCGGTGACGGTGGCGGCGCTGAAGTCCGGCGACGTGCAGGTGGCGGACCTGTTCAGCGCGTCGTCGACGATCGCGGCGAACGGGTTCGTGCCCCTGGTCGACGACAAGAACATGTTCCCGGCGCAGAACATCGTGCCGCTGGTGGCCCGCGGAACGTTGTCGCCGCGCGAGGTCTCGGCGCTGAACCGCGTGTCGGCGGCGTTGACGACCGAGCAGCTGACGCGGCTGAACGTCGAGTTCACCGAGGAGAAGCGCAATCCGCTGGACATCGCGGAGGACTTCCTCGCGCGGGCTTAG
- a CDS encoding ABC transporter permease: MITDLFRWFGDPAHWSGPDGIPQRLLEHLGYTALSLVIALVIAVPLGLFVGHTGRGGVALVSAGNAIRALPTLGLVTFLFLLFTESVTSTIIGLVVLAVPPILAGTYAGLQATDHGVVDAAEGVGMTGWQRLWQVEVPISLPLVLGGIRNAVLQLVATAAVAAYVGLGGLGRFLLDGLAILDYSEVIAGALLTTLLAIVLDLLFALLNRALVPRGVRLAAAVKKVAA; encoded by the coding sequence GTGATCACCGATCTCTTCCGCTGGTTCGGCGACCCGGCCCACTGGTCCGGCCCCGACGGCATCCCGCAGCGGCTGCTGGAACACCTCGGCTACACCGCGTTGTCGCTGGTGATCGCGCTGGTCATCGCGGTGCCGCTGGGGCTGTTCGTCGGCCACACCGGCCGCGGCGGTGTCGCGCTGGTGAGCGCCGGCAACGCCATCCGCGCCCTGCCGACGCTGGGGCTCGTCACGTTCCTGTTCCTGCTCTTCACCGAGAGCGTCACCTCGACGATCATCGGGCTCGTCGTGCTGGCCGTGCCGCCGATCCTGGCCGGCACGTACGCCGGGCTGCAGGCGACCGACCACGGCGTGGTCGACGCCGCCGAGGGGGTCGGGATGACCGGCTGGCAGCGGCTGTGGCAGGTCGAGGTGCCGATCTCCCTGCCGCTGGTGCTCGGCGGCATCCGCAACGCCGTGCTCCAGCTCGTCGCGACCGCCGCGGTGGCCGCCTACGTCGGACTCGGTGGCCTGGGCCGGTTCCTGCTCGACGGACTGGCCATTTTGGACTATTCCGAGGTCATCGCGGGCGCGCTGCTGACGACGTTGCTGGCCATCGTCCTGGACCTGCTCTTCGCGCTGCTGAACCGGGCCCTGGTGCCCCGGGGCGTCCGGCTCGCGGCGGCTGTGAAGAAGGTGGCGGCGTGA
- a CDS encoding ABC transporter permease: MDELGRYLGSANNRGQILGDLGDHVYLALLPLVIGIVLAIAAGWLGHRWRPARQVLMVVANLLYTIPSLALFVVIPGLIGSKILDSVNVVVALTIYTTALLVRPVLDALDAVPAPVVAAATAVGYKPVRRFFAVELPLSVPVLAAGVRVASVSNISLVSVGALIGTGGLGVLFTDGFQREYFSPIVVGIVLTLLLALVVDLVLVGSRNLLTPWTRVAAP, from the coding sequence GTGGACGAGCTCGGGCGGTACCTGGGCAGCGCGAACAACCGCGGCCAGATCCTCGGCGACCTGGGCGACCACGTCTACCTGGCGCTGCTCCCGCTGGTCATCGGGATCGTCCTGGCGATCGCGGCGGGCTGGCTCGGCCACCGCTGGCGGCCCGCGCGGCAGGTGCTGATGGTGGTGGCGAACCTGCTCTACACGATCCCGTCGCTCGCGCTGTTCGTCGTCATCCCCGGCCTGATCGGGTCGAAGATCCTGGACAGCGTCAATGTCGTCGTCGCGCTGACGATCTACACCACGGCGCTGCTGGTCCGCCCGGTGCTCGACGCCCTCGACGCGGTGCCGGCGCCGGTGGTCGCCGCCGCGACCGCCGTCGGGTACAAGCCGGTGCGCCGCTTCTTCGCCGTCGAACTGCCGCTGTCCGTGCCGGTGCTGGCGGCCGGCGTGCGGGTCGCGTCGGTCAGCAACATCAGCCTGGTCAGCGTCGGCGCGCTGATCGGCACCGGCGGCCTCGGCGTGCTGTTCACCGACGGCTTCCAGCGCGAGTACTTCTCGCCGATCGTGGTCGGCATCGTGCTGACCCTGCTGCTCGCGCTGGTCGTCGACCTGGTGCTGGTGGGCTCGCGAAACCTGCTGACGCCGTGGACCCGGGTGGCGGCGCCGTGA
- a CDS encoding ABC transporter ATP-binding protein, which yields MTIEFRDVTKQYPDGTVAVDKLNLTVEDGTITVFVGPSGCGKTTSLRMINRMVEPTAGQVLLDGKDVAEGDPALLRRGIGYVIQHAGLFPHRTVLDNIATVPLLSGWDKAKARKRAAELLEIIGLPVELGKRYPAQLSGGQQQRVGVARALAADSPVLLMDEPFSAVDPIVREDLQNELLRLQSQLGKTIVFVTHDIDEAVRLGDKVAVMRVGGKLAQYGTPADVLRHPVDDFVASFVGRDRGYRGLSFLSADGVEVKDLELVEIGSTVAASDGWRLAVNTEKQPRGWLPPNSTVDGPLTEDGLVAGGSLWVRGTPIRGALDAALSSPASLGVVVDEDHRVLGAVVARQVLDVIEATPQAS from the coding sequence GTGACCATCGAATTCCGCGACGTGACCAAGCAGTATCCGGATGGGACGGTCGCCGTCGACAAGCTGAACCTGACGGTCGAAGACGGCACGATCACCGTGTTCGTCGGCCCGTCCGGCTGCGGCAAGACGACGTCGCTGCGGATGATCAACCGGATGGTGGAGCCGACCGCGGGCCAGGTGCTGCTGGACGGCAAGGACGTCGCCGAGGGCGACCCGGCGCTGCTGCGCCGCGGCATCGGCTACGTCATCCAGCACGCCGGTCTCTTTCCACATCGGACAGTGCTGGACAACATCGCCACCGTGCCCCTGCTTTCCGGCTGGGACAAGGCGAAAGCGCGCAAGCGGGCCGCCGAGCTGCTGGAGATCATCGGCCTGCCGGTCGAGCTCGGCAAGCGCTACCCGGCCCAGCTCTCGGGCGGTCAGCAGCAGCGCGTCGGCGTCGCCCGCGCGCTCGCCGCCGACTCGCCGGTGCTGCTGATGGATGAGCCGTTCTCCGCGGTCGACCCGATCGTGCGCGAGGACCTGCAGAACGAGCTGCTGCGGCTGCAGTCGCAGCTGGGCAAGACGATCGTGTTCGTCACGCACGACATCGACGAGGCCGTCCGGCTCGGCGACAAGGTGGCGGTGATGCGGGTCGGCGGCAAGCTCGCCCAGTACGGCACCCCGGCCGACGTCCTGCGGCACCCGGTGGACGACTTCGTCGCGTCGTTCGTCGGCCGGGATCGCGGCTACCGCGGGCTGTCGTTCCTCTCCGCCGACGGCGTCGAGGTCAAGGACCTGGAGCTGGTCGAAATCGGCTCCACCGTCGCCGCGAGCGACGGCTGGCGGCTGGCGGTCAACACCGAGAAGCAGCCCCGCGGCTGGCTGCCGCCGAACTCCACTGTGGACGGTCCGCTCACCGAGGACGGCCTCGTGGCCGGCGGTTCGCTGTGGGTGCGGGGGACGCCGATCCGCGGCGCGCTCGACGCGGCGCTGTCCTCGCCCGCGAGCCTCGGCGTGGTCGTGGACGAAGATCACCGGGTGCTCGGCGCCGTGGTCGCGCGGCAGGTGCTGGACGTCATCGAGGCGACGCCCCAGGCGTCATGA
- a CDS encoding bis-aminopropyl spermidine synthase family protein, which produces MKALDDVLAAHGVGVRPLYRVLDLLRTGDHDLGELVRLSTAPRRSVEAVLAALGDDLDRSGDRLRIAPGVAASYLQYRAPRYADPLDEAVAAHELLPKIAEWVAEVPSPLAALDHVQATPETVLRRALWLDAQYDLTSARLLFLGDHDLTSLAVRAVCPSASLTVVDLDERVLAYLDDRGGREIRTVHADLRVGLPPALSSGFDLVFSDPPYTPEGMGLFAARAVQALREPSEGRLLLAYGYSPRHPALGAQVQRSLATLGLTFEAILPGFNRYFGAQAIGSAADLYVCQPTAKAKKMRSGKAIYTHGPQSVEAAGTKPALLEKLKEIAVSGGLSLESRPVDWSISGPEGDAVAMDLSGDPGPWLLRTLLGTNARRLALLLPNAHPDLADQAAQEALASLVRGKYALRYLRSTPDNRHAVVVADAVEHQDELLTRAHARLANVSLDVPSDLTDLRLVDVPRHRLTELL; this is translated from the coding sequence GTGAAGGCCCTCGACGACGTCCTCGCCGCGCACGGCGTCGGCGTCCGCCCGCTGTACCGCGTCCTCGACCTGCTGCGCACCGGTGACCACGACCTCGGCGAACTGGTGCGGCTGAGCACCGCGCCGCGGCGCAGCGTGGAGGCCGTCCTCGCGGCCCTCGGCGACGACCTGGATCGCAGCGGCGACCGCCTGCGCATCGCCCCCGGCGTCGCGGCGTCGTACCTGCAGTACCGCGCGCCGCGCTACGCCGACCCGCTCGACGAAGCCGTCGCGGCGCACGAACTGCTCCCGAAGATCGCCGAGTGGGTGGCCGAGGTGCCGTCCCCGCTGGCCGCGCTCGACCACGTGCAGGCCACGCCGGAGACCGTGCTGCGCCGCGCGCTCTGGCTGGACGCGCAGTACGACCTCACCTCGGCACGCCTGCTGTTCCTCGGCGACCACGACCTGACGTCCCTGGCGGTGCGGGCGGTCTGCCCATCGGCGTCGCTGACCGTCGTCGACCTCGACGAACGCGTGCTCGCCTACCTCGACGACCGCGGTGGCCGCGAAATCCGGACCGTGCACGCGGACCTGCGCGTCGGCCTGCCGCCCGCGCTCTCGAGTGGCTTCGACCTCGTGTTCAGCGATCCGCCGTACACCCCCGAAGGCATGGGGCTCTTCGCGGCGCGCGCGGTGCAGGCGCTGCGTGAGCCGAGCGAGGGACGGCTGCTGCTGGCCTACGGCTACAGCCCGCGCCACCCGGCGCTGGGAGCGCAGGTCCAGCGCTCGCTGGCGACGCTCGGGCTGACGTTCGAAGCGATCCTGCCGGGCTTCAACCGCTACTTCGGGGCGCAGGCGATCGGCAGCGCGGCGGACCTGTACGTCTGCCAGCCGACGGCGAAGGCCAAGAAGATGCGCAGCGGCAAGGCGATCTACACGCACGGCCCGCAGTCGGTGGAGGCGGCCGGGACGAAACCGGCACTGCTGGAGAAGCTGAAGGAAATCGCCGTCTCGGGCGGGCTTTCGCTGGAGTCGCGGCCGGTGGACTGGTCGATCTCCGGCCCCGAGGGCGACGCGGTGGCGATGGACCTCTCGGGCGACCCGGGCCCGTGGCTGCTGCGGACGCTGCTGGGCACGAACGCCCGGCGGCTGGCGTTGCTGCTGCCGAACGCCCACCCGGACCTGGCGGACCAGGCGGCCCAGGAGGCGCTCGCCTCACTCGTCCGGGGGAAATACGCGCTGCGGTACCTGCGGAGCACGCCGGACAACCGCCACGCGGTCGTGGTCGCGGACGCGGTGGAGCACCAGGACGAGCTCCTGACCCGCGCCCACGCCCGGCTGGCGAACGTCTCCCTTGACGTCCCCTCGGACCTCACGGACCTGCGCCTGGTCGACGTCCCCCGCCACCGCCTGACCGAACTGCTCTGA
- a CDS encoding NADP-dependent malic enzyme has protein sequence MTDPTGAVAPVTDEEIFTGHEGGKLSVAATRPISSPRDLSIAYTPGVAKVSRAIAEDAAKAKRYTWADRLVVVVSDGTAVLGLGDIGASASLPVMEGKSVLFKTFGGLDSIPLVLDTTDVDEIVETLVRLRPSFGAVNLEDVSAPRCFELEDKLKEALDCPVMHDDQHGTAIVTLAALRGANLVLDRAIADQRVVVSGAGAAGVACAKILQEAGIGDVTVLDSRGIIHTGRDGLNPVKERLAATTNKAGLRGGLAEALEGADVFLGLSGATIDESLLGRMAGGGIVFALSNPDPEVHPDAAARYASIVATGRSDFPNQINNVLAFPGVFRGALDSGARAITENMKLAAAEAIVSVAMDDLGPDRIVPSPLDPRVAPEVAAAVAKAAEADGVTD, from the coding sequence ATGACCGACCCCACCGGCGCCGTCGCGCCGGTCACCGACGAAGAGATCTTCACCGGGCACGAGGGCGGCAAGCTCTCGGTGGCGGCCACCCGCCCGATTTCCAGCCCGCGTGACCTTTCGATCGCGTACACCCCGGGTGTGGCGAAGGTGAGCCGCGCGATCGCCGAGGACGCCGCCAAGGCCAAGCGCTACACGTGGGCGGACCGGCTGGTCGTCGTGGTCAGCGACGGAACCGCGGTGCTCGGCCTCGGCGACATCGGCGCCAGCGCGTCGCTGCCGGTCATGGAGGGCAAGTCGGTGCTCTTCAAGACCTTCGGCGGGCTCGACTCGATCCCGCTGGTGCTGGACACGACCGACGTGGACGAGATCGTCGAGACGCTGGTGCGGCTGCGGCCGTCGTTCGGGGCCGTCAACCTGGAAGACGTCTCCGCGCCGCGGTGCTTCGAGCTGGAGGACAAGCTCAAGGAAGCGCTGGACTGCCCGGTCATGCACGACGACCAGCACGGCACGGCGATCGTGACGCTGGCCGCGCTGCGCGGCGCCAACCTGGTCCTCGACCGGGCGATCGCCGACCAGCGCGTGGTCGTCTCCGGCGCCGGCGCGGCGGGCGTGGCCTGCGCGAAGATCCTCCAGGAAGCCGGCATCGGCGACGTCACGGTGCTCGACTCCCGCGGCATCATCCACACCGGTCGCGATGGCTTGAACCCGGTCAAGGAGCGGCTGGCCGCGACGACGAACAAGGCGGGCCTGCGCGGCGGGCTGGCGGAGGCGCTGGAAGGCGCGGACGTGTTCCTCGGCCTGTCGGGCGCGACGATCGACGAGTCGCTGCTGGGCCGGATGGCGGGCGGCGGCATCGTGTTCGCACTGTCCAACCCGGACCCGGAGGTCCACCCGGACGCGGCCGCGCGGTACGCGTCGATCGTGGCCACCGGGCGAAGCGACTTCCCGAACCAGATCAACAACGTGCTGGCGTTCCCGGGCGTCTTCCGCGGTGCGCTGGATTCGGGTGCCCGGGCGATCACGGAGAACATGAAGCTGGCGGCCGCCGAGGCGATCGTGTCGGTGGCGATGGACGACCTGGGCCCGGACCGGATCGTCCCGAGCCCGCTCGACCCGCGCGTGGCCCCGGAGGTCGCGGCCGCGGTGGCGAAGGCGGCGGAAGCCGACGGCGTCACGGACTGA
- a CDS encoding dTDP-4-dehydrorhamnose 3,5-epimerase family protein: MQFRRLSVPDAYEFSPRAFPDDRGLFVAPFQEDVFRDAVGHSLRLGQANHSVSRRGTIRGIHFADTPPGQAKYVYCPRGSLLDVVVDIRVGSPTFGRWDAVVLDSREFRAMYLAEGLGHGFVALEDDTVMTYICSEPYNPAGEHGITPLDPVLDLPWPADIAQVLSDKDRIAPTLAEAREQGLLPVYADCVAYYDKLRSAH, from the coding sequence ATGCAATTCCGCCGGCTGAGCGTCCCGGACGCCTACGAGTTCTCCCCCCGGGCGTTCCCCGACGACCGAGGGCTGTTCGTCGCCCCCTTCCAGGAGGACGTCTTCCGCGACGCGGTCGGCCACTCGCTGCGGCTCGGCCAGGCGAACCACAGCGTGTCCCGCCGCGGCACCATCCGCGGCATCCACTTCGCCGACACCCCGCCGGGCCAGGCCAAGTACGTCTACTGCCCGCGCGGGTCGCTGCTCGACGTCGTCGTCGACATCCGCGTCGGTTCGCCGACGTTCGGCCGGTGGGACGCGGTCGTGCTCGACTCGCGCGAGTTCCGCGCCATGTACCTCGCCGAAGGGCTCGGCCACGGCTTCGTCGCCCTGGAGGACGACACCGTGATGACCTACATCTGCTCGGAGCCGTACAACCCGGCGGGCGAGCACGGCATCACCCCGCTCGACCCGGTGCTGGACCTGCCGTGGCCCGCGGACATCGCGCAGGTCCTGTCGGACAAGGACCGCATCGCGCCGACCTTGGCCGAAGCCCGGGAACAGGGCCTTCTCCCGGTGTACGCGGACTGCGTCGCCTACTACGACAAGCTCCGCTCGGCCCACTGA
- a CDS encoding SRPBCC family protein, giving the protein MALYEYEHSETSTASAAAIWPLWADTGRWPEWDAGVRSVVLDGPFAVGSGGTMTMDGMPPIPFTLTEVTEGRSFTDETRLPDAHLRFEHELTDVDGGTRITYRVTIDGPEGFGPQVTSDTPDAMRALARLAEASVRGFRVAEPPARGGGPDVTASSPV; this is encoded by the coding sequence ATGGCACTTTACGAGTACGAGCACAGCGAGACCTCCACCGCCTCCGCCGCCGCGATCTGGCCGCTCTGGGCCGACACCGGCCGCTGGCCGGAGTGGGACGCGGGCGTCCGGTCGGTGGTCCTCGACGGCCCCTTCGCGGTCGGATCCGGCGGCACGATGACGATGGACGGCATGCCGCCGATCCCGTTCACCCTCACCGAGGTCACCGAGGGCCGGAGCTTCACCGACGAGACCCGGCTGCCGGACGCGCACCTGCGGTTCGAGCACGAGCTGACCGACGTCGACGGCGGCACGCGGATCACCTACCGCGTCACGATCGACGGCCCGGAGGGGTTCGGCCCGCAGGTCACGTCGGACACTCCGGACGCGATGCGCGCGTTGGCTCGGCTTGCTGAGGCATCGGTTCGGGGGTTCCGGGTGGCGGAGCCCCCGGCCCGGGGCGGAGGCCCGGATGTCACAGCAAGCTCGCCGGTATGA
- a CDS encoding MarR family winged helix-turn-helix transcriptional regulator, with product MTAPESRLPGPERSPGFLLWRVTLAWQRAMRAALAPHDLTHVQFVLLTTTWWLTRLGEPPTQRQLADQAGTDTMMTSQVVRKLADRGLLARADDPADARAKRLEMTPAGLELVAKALKDVEAADAEFFAATDDGFVDALARLGP from the coding sequence ATGACCGCCCCGGAGTCCCGTCTGCCCGGCCCCGAGCGCAGCCCCGGCTTCCTGCTGTGGCGCGTGACACTGGCCTGGCAGCGGGCGATGCGGGCCGCGCTGGCCCCGCACGACCTCACGCACGTCCAGTTCGTGCTGCTGACGACGACGTGGTGGCTCACCCGCTTGGGCGAGCCACCGACCCAGCGGCAGCTCGCCGACCAGGCCGGCACCGACACGATGATGACCAGCCAGGTCGTCCGCAAGCTCGCCGATCGCGGCCTGCTGGCCCGCGCCGACGACCCGGCCGACGCCCGCGCGAAGCGCCTGGAGATGACCCCGGCCGGTCTGGAGCTGGTCGCGAAGGCGCTGAAGGACGTCGAGGCCGCGGACGCCGAGTTCTTCGCGGCCACCGATGACGGTTTCGTCGACGCGCTCGCCCGGCTCGGCCCCTGA
- a CDS encoding hotdog fold domain-containing protein, translating to MSETPTFAMWHKLAGKPGGKQLFSAAMCLRVPYFRTVLPSVRELRPGHCEVTAPKWWGVYNHIRTFHAIAACNLAEIAMGMLAEATVPTTHRWLPKGMTVRYVAKAETGLRAVAALPELPEFGEDGFDLDVPVTISDTNGRPVVTGTITIWVTPKKR from the coding sequence ATGTCCGAGACACCGACGTTCGCGATGTGGCACAAGCTGGCCGGGAAGCCGGGCGGGAAACAGCTGTTCAGCGCGGCGATGTGCCTCCGCGTGCCGTACTTCCGCACGGTGCTGCCCTCGGTGCGCGAGCTGCGTCCGGGCCACTGCGAGGTCACCGCGCCGAAGTGGTGGGGTGTTTACAACCACATCCGCACGTTCCACGCGATCGCCGCCTGCAACCTCGCCGAAATCGCGATGGGCATGCTCGCCGAGGCGACGGTCCCCACCACCCACCGCTGGCTGCCGAAGGGCATGACCGTCCGATATGTCGCCAAGGCCGAGACGGGCCTGCGCGCGGTGGCGGCGCTGCCCGAGCTGCCGGAATTCGGCGAGGACGGCTTCGACCTCGACGTCCCGGTGACCATTTCGGACACGAACGGCCGGCCCGTGGTCACCGGGACGATCACCATCTGGGTGACGCCGAAGAAGCGTTAG
- a CDS encoding acid phosphatase, translating to MTNRLFLLRHGQTEWSLNGRHTGRTDIPLTPAGEGQARAAGGTLRSLVGGPSLVLSSPRARALRTAALAGLRVDEVTEDLAEWDYGDYEGVTTPKIRETVPGWTVWTHPSPGGESASDVSARADRVLERARRACEAGDVILVGHGHFSRVLVARWLGLPATAGVHFGLDAAGIAVLGDERGEPQIEHLNLLPAED from the coding sequence GTGACCAACCGTCTCTTCCTCCTCCGGCACGGGCAGACCGAATGGTCGCTGAACGGGCGGCACACCGGCCGCACGGACATCCCGCTGACACCGGCGGGCGAAGGCCAGGCGCGCGCCGCGGGCGGCACCCTCCGCAGCCTGGTGGGCGGCCCGTCGCTGGTGCTGTCGAGCCCGCGCGCCCGGGCGCTGCGCACGGCCGCGCTGGCCGGGCTGCGCGTCGACGAAGTCACCGAGGACCTCGCCGAGTGGGACTACGGCGACTACGAAGGCGTCACCACGCCGAAGATCCGGGAAACCGTGCCGGGCTGGACGGTGTGGACGCACCCGAGCCCCGGCGGCGAAAGCGCTTCGGACGTTTCCGCCCGCGCGGATCGCGTGCTGGAGCGCGCCCGGCGTGCCTGCGAAGCCGGCGACGTGATCCTGGTGGGCCACGGCCACTTCAGCCGCGTGCTGGTGGCCCGCTGGCTCGGCCTGCCCGCCACCGCCGGCGTCCACTTCGGACTCGACGCGGCCGGCATCGCGGTGCTCGGCGACGAGCGCGGCGAACCCCAGATCGAACACCTCAACCTGCTGCCCGCGGAGGACTGA
- a CDS encoding GNAT family N-acetyltransferase, translating to MPDDRIRRIRPDDVEAAVGLVYDLAEYERAPGECHLTPAQLHEALFGEAPKLFGHVAEVDGEIVGFAVWFLNFSTWRGVHGIYLEDLYVRASHRGSGLGKALLAALAAECVANGYARLEWSVLDWNPATEFYKALGALPMDEWTVNRLTDAPLRALAAQA from the coding sequence GTGCCCGACGACCGCATCCGCCGGATCCGCCCCGACGACGTCGAGGCGGCCGTCGGCCTGGTGTACGACCTGGCGGAGTACGAGCGCGCACCCGGCGAGTGCCACCTGACGCCAGCGCAGCTGCACGAAGCGCTGTTCGGCGAGGCGCCGAAGCTGTTCGGGCACGTGGCCGAAGTGGACGGCGAGATCGTCGGCTTCGCGGTCTGGTTCCTCAACTTCTCGACCTGGCGCGGGGTGCACGGGATCTACCTCGAGGACCTGTACGTGCGGGCGTCCCACCGCGGTTCCGGCCTGGGCAAGGCCCTGCTGGCGGCACTGGCGGCCGAGTGCGTCGCCAACGGCTACGCGCGGCTCGAGTGGTCGGTACTGGACTGGAACCCGGCGACGGAGTTCTACAAGGCCCTCGGCGCGCTCCCGATGGACGAGTGGACGGTCAACCGCCTCACCGACGCCCCGCTGCGCGCCCTGGCCGCCCAGGCGTAA
- a CDS encoding membrane protein: MKFSPAPREVRLAGAVTAVPSLALLVFGVIVLVNGLRSPAQPGNNVFVESGTFIVVALAFLAASAGLVLGQTWARSPGVVIALIVVGLGWYLLGPSGEPAWGVPVALLGIAALVLLFRRPARAWALGLREGESETEAAERGGLAGRRAEREGHEED; the protein is encoded by the coding sequence GTGAAGTTCTCGCCCGCTCCCCGCGAGGTCCGGCTGGCCGGTGCCGTGACCGCGGTGCCGTCGCTCGCCCTGCTGGTGTTCGGGGTGATCGTGCTGGTGAACGGCCTGCGGTCGCCGGCCCAGCCGGGCAACAACGTCTTCGTCGAGTCGGGCACGTTCATCGTGGTGGCGCTGGCGTTCCTGGCGGCGTCGGCCGGGCTGGTGCTCGGCCAGACGTGGGCGCGCTCGCCGGGTGTGGTGATCGCGCTGATCGTGGTCGGCCTCGGCTGGTACCTGCTGGGCCCGTCCGGTGAGCCGGCGTGGGGCGTGCCGGTCGCCCTGCTGGGCATCGCGGCCCTGGTCCTGCTGTTCCGCCGGCCGGCCCGGGCCTGGGCGCTGGGCCTGCGCGAAGGCGAGTCCGAGACGGAAGCCGCCGAACGCGGTGGCCTCGCCGGCCGCCGCGCCGAGCGCGAAGGCCACGAAGAAGACTGA
- a CDS encoding diacylglycerol/lipid kinase family protein — protein sequence MRAILVVNPQATSTTAGGRDVLAHALASQVKLDVVETDYRGHAMAVARSAARDGIDLVVAHGGDGTVNEVVNGLLADADGDPAEIGHVPALGVVPGGSANVFARALGISADSFEATHQLLNALENDRSRRVGLGLADGHWFTFNSGLGWDADVVGRVAKRRGKQTTAGLYMRAAVRSYFRPPLGRPALTIRIPGAEPAEALTAFVSNTDPWSYLGERAIHLNPGCSFETGLGLFALNGLGLPTVFKHVRQALTTKSNQRGRRLVRHDDLPMIRIDAAEPVNFQVDGDLVGQRTRVEFFSVPNALTVIV from the coding sequence ATGCGCGCAATCCTCGTCGTGAACCCCCAGGCCACCTCGACCACCGCTGGTGGCCGGGACGTCCTGGCGCACGCGCTCGCCAGCCAGGTGAAGCTCGACGTGGTCGAGACGGACTACCGCGGCCACGCGATGGCCGTCGCGCGCTCGGCCGCGCGGGACGGCATCGACCTGGTCGTGGCGCACGGCGGCGACGGCACGGTCAACGAGGTCGTCAACGGCCTGCTCGCCGACGCCGACGGCGACCCCGCCGAAATCGGGCACGTACCGGCCTTGGGCGTCGTCCCCGGCGGCTCGGCCAACGTGTTCGCCCGCGCCCTCGGCATCTCCGCGGACTCGTTCGAGGCCACCCACCAGCTGCTCAACGCGCTGGAGAACGACCGCTCGCGCCGGGTCGGGCTCGGCCTGGCCGACGGCCACTGGTTCACCTTCAACTCCGGCCTCGGCTGGGACGCCGACGTCGTCGGCCGGGTCGCCAAGCGCCGCGGCAAGCAGACGACGGCCGGCCTCTACATGCGGGCCGCCGTCCGCTCCTACTTCCGGCCGCCGCTGGGACGGCCCGCCCTCACGATCCGCATCCCGGGCGCGGAACCCGCCGAGGCGTTGACCGCTTTCGTGTCGAACACCGATCCGTGGAGCTACCTGGGTGAGCGAGCCATCCACCTCAACCCGGGTTGCTCGTTCGAGACGGGATTGGGTTTGTTCGCGTTGAACGGTCTGGGGTTGCCCACGGTGTTCAAGCATGTACGCCAAGCTTTGACTACGAAGAGCAACCAGCGCGGCCGACGTCTCGTGCGTCACGATGACCTGCCGATGATCCGCATCGACGCAGCTGAACCGGTAAACTTCCAGGTGGACGGCGACCTCGTCGGCCAGCGGACCCGAGTGGAATTCTTCAGCGTCCCGAACGCACTCACGGTGATCGTGTGA